In a genomic window of Allomeiothermus silvanus DSM 9946:
- the surE gene encoding 5'/3'-nucleotidase SurE: MRILITNDDGIFSPGIKALAFALRTLGEVMVVAPDVEQSAVGHGITVRRPLRFKHTAAAGFGEIPAYRVDGTPADCVVLGYHLLGKPDLVCSGINIGVNLGLDLTHSGTVAAALEGTSLGIPSIAFSQEVSEEELRFEEAARLAVPIAKWVLEQGLPSGILLNVNFPKSTPKGIKITRLSNHHWQDTVLKREDPEGKSYYWVAGQQTGLEDEGTDLWAVKQGYVSLTPVTMDYTAYSFKGKLEASFPDSWVATPPATASRGPADV, translated from the coding sequence ATGCGGATTCTGATCACTAACGACGACGGCATCTTTTCCCCCGGAATCAAGGCTTTGGCTTTCGCCCTGCGCACCTTGGGCGAGGTGATGGTGGTGGCCCCTGACGTGGAGCAGTCGGCGGTAGGGCATGGGATCACCGTACGGCGCCCCTTGCGCTTCAAGCACACCGCAGCCGCGGGGTTTGGCGAGATCCCGGCCTACCGGGTAGACGGAACCCCGGCCGATTGCGTGGTGCTAGGCTACCACTTGCTAGGCAAGCCCGATCTGGTATGTTCGGGGATCAACATTGGGGTAAATTTGGGTCTCGACCTGACCCACTCGGGTACGGTGGCGGCGGCGCTGGAGGGCACCAGCCTGGGCATCCCCTCGATCGCCTTCAGCCAGGAGGTCTCCGAGGAGGAACTGCGCTTTGAGGAGGCCGCTCGGCTAGCGGTTCCTATCGCCAAGTGGGTACTCGAGCAGGGCTTGCCCAGCGGCATCCTCCTGAACGTCAACTTTCCCAAAAGCACTCCCAAGGGCATCAAGATCACTCGGCTCTCCAACCACCACTGGCAAGACACCGTGCTCAAGCGCGAAGACCCCGAGGGTAAGTCCTACTACTGGGTAGCTGGGCAACAAACCGGGCTCGAGGATGAAGGTACCGACCTCTGGGCGGTCAAACAGGGGTATGTCTCGCTTACCCCGGTCACCATGGACTATACCGCCTATAGCTTCAAAGGGAAGCTCGAGGCGTCTTTTCCCGATAGCTGGGTAGCAACTCCGCCAGCAACGGCGAGCCGAGGGCCTGCTGACGTATAG